A window of the Aquimarina spinulae genome harbors these coding sequences:
- a CDS encoding M12 family metallo-peptidase encodes MKRILTIAIAFFTVMSFAQTQPQKPSELVAQQKSSGSNFENTELFTATAKKSNLQIPKQLKDYVLLSLDQSKMKSLQGNFPNTMNLSIPGQKAAMSLDLVKVSIRTDDFSAIDMPSGKMLSRDNIAHYRGVVKGQSNSLVALSFYEDKVSGFISIDGQNGNLVVGPVKNSKSHILYKDKEISYLYDFSCQVEDDIEKGGYTIEELADNPQSKAAAKCVKIFFDICTDIVSDKGGAQAASNYIEAVFNQVAALYANDQISLKLSGTKAWTSNQPFSNNSLDSYISYKNQNGLNGDLGHMVNYSFGGGLAGGIGTLCNSSRKAAVSGIKGSYQNIPTYSFDVFLISHEVGHNVGSRHTHACVWNGNNTAIDGCAGRTEGNCALPGNPAGGGTIMSYCPQTSVGVNFNKGFGSQPANVIRNYIAGSSCLQSCDGGGCNTGDAISVTFTNNTDCTLQYFQNNSLQGSANAGGSYNANTTVGSAWQAKKASGGDTVDNFTMTCGQTTYNSSGNCSSGGGNCDGVAPWSPNVNYNVGDRVTYNGSLYERTATGWTNLGPCTTTTDPCAGVAPYSSGTVYNVGDRVTYNGYLYERTATGWTNLGACGGSFSSAFKGDGPAGGLQLKAFPNPAKDLLNLEISNAKSSSQISIKDINGRTLEILDLKTPPGGNVVRKTVDISKLSTGIYFVQVTTDSKTLTQKIFVK; translated from the coding sequence ATGAAACGTATATTAACAATCGCCATTGCCTTTTTTACGGTAATGAGCTTTGCACAAACTCAACCACAAAAACCCAGTGAACTAGTAGCCCAGCAAAAATCATCGGGCTCAAATTTTGAAAACACCGAACTTTTTACCGCAACTGCTAAAAAAAGTAATTTACAAATTCCGAAACAACTTAAGGACTATGTATTGCTTTCTTTAGATCAAAGTAAGATGAAATCTTTACAAGGTAATTTCCCGAATACGATGAACTTAAGTATTCCGGGGCAGAAAGCAGCAATGTCACTAGACCTTGTTAAAGTAAGCATTAGAACAGACGATTTTTCGGCTATAGACATGCCTTCGGGCAAGATGCTTTCTCGTGATAACATAGCGCACTATCGTGGTGTAGTAAAAGGCCAGTCTAACTCTCTGGTAGCTCTAAGTTTTTATGAAGATAAGGTATCTGGTTTTATTAGTATCGATGGTCAGAACGGTAATTTGGTAGTTGGACCAGTGAAAAATAGTAAGAGCCATATCCTCTATAAAGATAAGGAAATTAGTTATTTATATGATTTTTCTTGCCAGGTAGAAGATGATATAGAAAAAGGAGGATACACTATTGAAGAATTAGCTGATAACCCACAAAGTAAAGCAGCTGCAAAATGTGTAAAAATATTCTTTGATATATGTACAGATATTGTAAGTGATAAGGGAGGCGCTCAGGCAGCTTCTAATTATATCGAAGCTGTATTTAATCAAGTAGCAGCGCTATATGCCAATGATCAGATTTCTCTTAAATTATCGGGTACCAAAGCCTGGACCTCTAATCAGCCTTTTAGCAATAACAGTCTGGATAGCTATATCAGCTATAAAAACCAAAATGGTCTTAATGGAGATTTAGGTCATATGGTAAATTATAGTTTTGGAGGAGGACTAGCCGGAGGAATCGGAACACTGTGTAACTCATCAAGAAAAGCTGCAGTTTCTGGTATCAAAGGTAGCTATCAAAATATACCTACCTATTCTTTTGATGTATTCTTAATATCTCATGAGGTAGGACATAATGTAGGATCACGACATACACATGCATGTGTATGGAATGGTAATAATACTGCAATAGATGGTTGTGCCGGTAGAACAGAAGGAAACTGTGCATTACCAGGAAACCCTGCCGGAGGAGGAACTATCATGAGTTATTGTCCGCAAACCAGTGTTGGAGTAAATTTCAATAAAGGATTTGGTTCACAACCTGCTAATGTAATCCGCAATTATATTGCAGGATCAAGTTGTTTACAATCTTGTGATGGTGGTGGATGTAATACAGGAGATGCTATATCGGTAACATTTACCAATAATACAGATTGTACCTTACAGTATTTCCAGAACAATTCTTTACAGGGATCTGCCAATGCCGGAGGTTCATATAATGCAAATACTACAGTAGGAAGTGCATGGCAAGCCAAAAAAGCTTCGGGAGGAGACACAGTAGATAACTTTACAATGACTTGTGGTCAAACTACCTATAATTCTTCAGGAAATTGTAGTAGTGGCGGTGGTAATTGTGATGGTGTAGCGCCTTGGTCTCCAAATGTTAACTATAATGTTGGTGATCGGGTAACCTATAATGGATCTTTGTATGAAAGAACCGCTACAGGATGGACTAATTTAGGACCATGTACTACAACAACCGATCCTTGTGCAGGAGTAGCACCATATTCTTCTGGTACTGTATATAATGTGGGTGACCGTGTGACGTATAATGGGTATCTATATGAAAGAACCGCTACAGGATGGACCAACTTAGGTGCTTGTGGAGGATCATTTAGTTCTGCTTTCAAAGGAGATGGACCAGCAGGAGGATTGCAATTAAAAGCATTCCCTAATCCAGCAAAAGATCTTTTAAATCTTGAAATTAGTAATGCGAAATCTTCTTCTCAAATCAGTATCAAGGATATAAACGGAAGAACATTAGAAATCTTAGATCTTAAAACGCCTCCGGGAGGAAATGTAGTAAGAAAAACAGTAGATATTAGTAAGTTATCTACGGGTATCTATTTTGTACAAGTTACTACCGATAGTAAAACACTTACTCAAAAGATTTTTGTAAAATAA